TCCAGGAGTTCGACGCGAGCATCCCGGCGGGGGAGGACGTGCGGGTGGTGGACGCCCGGGGCGCCCTGGTGGGGACGGGGACGTTCAGCGCCGTCAGCCTCATCGCCGTGCGGCTCCACGCCCGGGGAAGGGAAGTCCCCCTCGACGCAGAGCTCATCAGCCGCCGGGTGCGCCGGGCCTGGGAGAACCGGAAGGCCTGGCTGGGGGCCGAGGCGGCCGAGGCCTGCCGGGTGGTGTACGGGGAGGCGGACGGGCTTCCCGGGCTCGTGGTGGACCGCTACGGCGCAGTCCTCTCGGTCCAGGTCCTCACGGCGGCCATGGAGCGGCGCACCTCATGGATACTGGAGGCGCTGGAAGCCGTGCTTTCCCCTCGAGGAGTGGTGCTCCGAAACGACTCTCCCGCCCGGGAGTTGGAGGGGCTCGTCCGGGAAGTCTCCCTGGCATCCGGAGAGGTCCCGGAGAGGGTCTGCTTCCGGCTCCAGGGCCTCGAGCTCTGGGCGGACCTCTGGAAGGGGCAGAAGACCGGCTTCTTCTTCGACCAGCGGGAGAACTATCGCCTCCTCATGCCCCTGGTCCGGGGCGGCCGGGTGCTCGACGCCTTCTGCTACACCGGGGCGTGGGGAGTGCACGCGGCCCTCTGGGGAGCGGCCCGGGTGTCCTTCCTCGACGCGTCGGAGGGCGCCCTGGCCCTTGCCCGAACCAACGCCGAGGCCAATGGGTTCGCAGGCGCGGAGTTCGTGCGCGCCGACGCACTGGAGTTCCTGCGGCAGGAGGCGGCAGGGACCGGCTTCGACGTGGTCGTCCTCGACCCCCCCGCCTTCGTCAAGTCGCGCCGTCGGGTCCCCGAGGCACTCAAGGGGTACCTGAACC
The sequence above is a segment of the Thermodesulfobacteriota bacterium genome. Coding sequences within it:
- a CDS encoding class I SAM-dependent rRNA methyltransferase; translated protein: MRLRRGAERRVAQGHLWVFSNEIQEFDASIPAGEDVRVVDARGALVGTGTFSAVSLIAVRLHARGREVPLDAELISRRVRRAWENRKAWLGAEAAEACRVVYGEADGLPGLVVDRYGAVLSVQVLTAAMERRTSWILEALEAVLSPRGVVLRNDSPARELEGLVREVSLASGEVPERVCFRLQGLELWADLWKGQKTGFFFDQRENYRLLMPLVRGGRVLDAFCYTGAWGVHAALWGAARVSFLDASEGALALARTNAEANGFAGAEFVRADALEFLRQEAAGTGFDVVVLDPPAFVKSRRRVPEALKGYLNLNKWGLRCVRPGGYLVTCSCSHHVRPEVFVETLALAAREAGRLVRVLGVGRQAPDHPWLPAMPETAYLKVFLLQVGGGG